From the genome of Ovis aries strain OAR_USU_Benz2616 breed Rambouillet chromosome 5, ARS-UI_Ramb_v3.0, whole genome shotgun sequence:
AGTCTAGCAGGAGGTTTGGCGTTTCCAGTCTAGCCAGGGAGACATCATAAATAAACAAGTTAATTAGAGACTGGCTGTGTCCTGtaatagcagcagcagagggtgaCCCAGGTGGAAACCTCCTTTCTTCCCTCGACAGGGTTATAACGAGGACCTGGCTGAGGGCACAGTCACCAGCTGGGGGCAGGGCACCCCAGGCAGAGGGAGCCTCAGAACAAAGGCTGCCAGCAGCACCAGGCGCGGTGTGTGAGGCACAGAGTGGGCCAGTTTGCTGGAGCTGGATCAGGTCTGGCTCTGTGGGCTGCCTAGGGAGCGGGTGCTGGTCACATCTGTGTCGCAGCCATCCTCCGAGGGCACACTGCCAGCAGCGGCTGTGGAGGCTGTGGGTCCTGCAGGTCTGTGCTACTGGTAGCTGGTACTGGTGGCAGCCTGAGAGGGACCAGCTTAGAGGCTCTGTGTGCCATAAAGGGACATCTGTGGGTTCCCTGCTGACAGGCATCAGCCCCCTCTCCCCAGCTTTACCAGGACCTTGCTCTGTGGCCCTAGGCAGGTTCCTCCTGCTCTAGCCGCTGGTGTCTCATGTAGAGGCTCCTTGATTGGACTGTTCCGACCCCCTCCAACCTCTCAGAGTCCATCTTCATTCTCACCTTCCAGGGCTAACCTGGTGATCTGGGAGGAGGATCTCGGTGTGCCCCGGTGCAGATTCCCATTGTGGACACAAGAGAACAAGAGAACAGGCTTGCCCAGGAAGAGTGCGAGGCTTTGCCGCTGTAAATACCCTGGGTGTGTGGCTGCTGCACGCGTGTCAGCCTCTGGCTCACCGCACTCGGGCAGCCTCGCACAGATTCATTCCAGAGCAGAGGGCAGGTTGGCCACCTACGCGCCCTTCTGGGAACAACCACCTCCTTTCCACGTGGCCCCTTCTTCCTCCTTATCTTGCCCTTCCAGGAAGCCTGTGCAGGAAGTGGGCCTGGGCCTAGCTTCCTGCTGCCACTGGACCTCCCCTGGGTGGCTTGTAGGGAAGGCCCGTGGGATGTGGAATTCCCCTCCCTCCAAGCCCTTCCACAGGGAGCCTTCCTCTGGAGATTGAGGGCCATTTGTGGCCTCCTGACAGAGAGGCTCACAGTCCCCACCACCTGGAGAAACAGCTACCCCCTATTAGATAGAGCCTGAGGGTAGGCTGGGACTCCCCAGCAAAGAGCTCCTGGGGGTCAGGCCAACTTAGAGTTCCCCAGTTACTGGGGCATGGTACGGTTTTCCCTGAGGTAATTTCCTGTCTGGTGGGGCCCTTGCTCTAGAACTTTCACCTGCCTATACTGGATAGGTTGCCATTGGACTCTGAACCCAAGCACTGCCCCTTGAGTCACCCTTCTGGAGGCCCAGAGACAGGCCCCAGGGTAAGGCTCAAGATTTGtgttacaaaaatgaaaactgattcccacccccaccccagttaACActatatgggtttttttttatgaaaaagaaattcagtaatGAAGGAAACAGAACTATCTTGAAAGTTTACCTTACCTGGGTGAGTTTTTAAATCCCATCGTTTATCTGCTGTCCCTTCCAGTAACCACAGACTTGTTCTGAAATGTTTCTTCCTCTCACCTGGTAAATTCCTCTTGAATACccagctcagatgtcacctctTTAGATCAAGAGGCCAGTTGAGCCTGATAGATCACTCTGCCAGGGGACAGTCAGGGCTGCCCCCCAAGGTGTGGGCCCAGCATGAGCTGGCTTCTGACAGGGTCGAGCCATGCTCCATCTCTCACTAGGTCTCTGGTGCTGGGCAGGTTCCTCAGTCTCTAAGCTcatcctcacctgtaaagtgggtgTGAGGATAACCATCTACCATACTGAAAATGAAAGGCTTAGCTAGAACTGCATGTGTTAACCTGGACGTATCTCTGAAACATCATCAGAGCAAAACACGTAAGCAGGAGCAGGACCCATGTGCCATGATGCTGTTGATAAACCTGGAGGGCTATGCCTGGTCCTGTCAGGCATGAGCTACAGAGAAATACCCAGAATGATCAGCCCCAACACCAGAGGGCAGCTGCTGCTGAGATTATCAGGGGAGAGATCAAACCATTTTATTGAAGGACTTCAGGGGAGGGTCAAAAGGCTGGGAGGACAAAGATCTAACGTCCTTCTCCAGGCTGGGGTCTCCCCAGCTGCAGAATTGCTGAAATGAGATTTTTTCTAGACCTCAGTGCTAACCTGGGAGGCGGATATGTGGCCTGGGGTTGGCAGAGTTCAGAGGCTGTGTTTCTGTTGAGGGGTATGCTAGCCCTGCCTAGAGGCCGAGTCCACTGTGCTGATGAGCCAGACAAGTCATGCGCTTTTGTTTGCCTTTCAGCTTCCCTTGTCGCTGCTGAAAACGGCTCAGAATCACCCAATGGTGAGTATGTGCCACTCTGGAGTGGTGCCTTTCAGCAGGGCCCAGCCTCAGCACAGGAACGGACACTGGGCACAGGGCGAGGTGCCTCCAGACAAGCCCGCCTCCTGCCTGTCCGCGAAGCAGCAGCttgtcctctcctccctcccgcACGCCAGGGCCTGTGTCATTTCCGCTCCTGCTCCAAGTCATACGTACTTATTAAAAGTGTCAAATACTAGAGATTCGGAGGAAGTGGAATCCCCTCTTCGTTAACCTTCCCAACAATTTTTTCTTCGGTATTTACACGTTTTGACTTTTAACGTGTGTGTAGgcatgaatgaatttttaaaatctgggtGGGTTCATGCAATACACATTTCCTAATCTGCTTTTGTTCCTTTGTGATAGAGTGTGATATCTGTCAATATGTTCtgttgtctttccttttttaaattcgGATGTTATTCACACGACCATGCAGTTCAGCCTTTTCAAGGCGGACAGTTTAGGGACGCGCAGCACGTTTGCAGTGCTGTGCAGCCGCCACCTCTGTGTCATTGCAGAGTACTCCTGTCACCCTAAAAGGTGGCCCAGTCCCCATTAGCAGCCACCccgcagccccctcccccagcacctggcagccactgctctgccttctgtctctgGATTTGCCTGTTGTGGACATTTCCCATACACGGGATCACGCAACATGTGGCCTTTCATGTCTGGCTTCTCTCCCTCAGcatgatgttctcagggtttgtcCACTTTATAACGTGTGTCAGCCCTCTGTTCCTTATGGCCAGGTGCTATTCCATTGTGTAGATATATGACACTTTATCCATTTGtcctggtggcttccctgatagttcagatggtaaagaatctgcctgcagtgtaggagaccagagtttgatccctgggtcgggaagatcctctggagaagggaatggcagcccactccagtattcttgcctggagactgtggtggacagaggagccttgcaggctacagttcatggggtcacagagtcagacacgactgagcaactaacacacatccATTTGTTCCTGATGACGGACATTTGGGTTCTTTCTGCTTTTTGGCTACTGAGAGTTTGAGCTGCCGGGAACATTCGTGTGCACATTTTTCCATGGATGTAtgccttcatttctcttgggcagATAGCTGAgttgattccttttcttttcttttttttttttttccaattttttcaaACTGGAAAGTGATGACTTTCTAAATCATGTTTAAACCTTaaagtggttgccaagggaaacAGGCAGAGTAGCTGTAAAATGTCGACAGCACCATGGAAGGCAGGGGAGAGCACGTGATGACTGCCGGTGGCCATCCGGGGACTCAGCTGAGCTGTCCTACAGGCCTGCCAGGGTCTCACCCTTGCCCCTGTCACTGGTCACCCACCAGCAGGAACTTGAGCAGGAAGTCACGGGCATGGGCTGGGCTGCCGCTGGCGCTCATCGTGCCAGCACCCGGCATTGTGCCAGTGCTCAGGCTCAGCCCACAGAATGGTGCAGAGGTGGTGTCTGGGCAGCCCAGTGCCTCTCCAGCCCCAAgagttgattatttttaaaatttttattttatactgaagtaTGGTTGATCCACAGCactttgttagtttcaggtatccagcaaagtgattcagttatgtatacaCAGGTACCTGTTATTtgaaaaattcttttcccatttaggttgttatatAATATCGAGCAAAGAATTCCCTGTACTCTAGAGTAGATCCTTGctcagttttttgtttgcttttggagTAGAATTGGTTTACAGtgctctgttagtttctgctctaccatgaagtgaatcagcaatatgtgtatatatcccctccctcttggacctcgtcccaccccacccccttcccatccGTCTCGGTCATCACACAGCATTGAGCTGAGCTCCCAGCGCTATACTGCAGGTTCCTGGTTATTCACTTTAAATATAGTTGTGTCTACATGTCAattccaaactccttaactatccctcCTCGCCCCCATCCCcgctggtaaccataagtttgttctctcagttgatattttttttaagacaggcTTTTCCTAGCAAAAGCATGTCTTCTGAATGAGGTGCTTTTCCCGAAACACATCAAGACAGGCAAGTAATTCCTGCAATGAAAGACTATCTCCAGACCACCATAGATCACACATGTGGCATCACTGGGCACCTGGCCACCCTCTTACCCTAACTTTACTCGTTCTTTTAAAGATGTCTGGGtgttgttcatttcttccacacACAGGAAAACGGTTTCATCATAGAAAGTGTACAATGCCCAGCAAAGTGTACTGAAAAAGCAGAGCACATCTCCTGCAAGATGGGCCCCTGGGGGCCTGGGCACCGTGCGCTGTGCCCACTGGGTCCCAAGAGGAGCCAAGGCCATGTCTGACCAGGCCCGATGGTGGCGACCTGCTCCTCGGGGTAGGTCTGCCCTTCCTCGGGGCCTGTGCCTGATGTGGGGCCCGTTTCTCTCCAGCTGGTGGAGCTCAAAAACGGGGAGACATACAACGGGCACCTGGTGAGCTGTGACAACTGGATGAACATCAACCTGCGTGAGGTGATCTGCACGTCCAGGGTGAGTACCCTGTGCCCTCAGCCTGTACCCCCATCCGGGGGCCTTCAGGTGGTACTGGTCTGGTGGGTGTCTTGAGTGGAGGCTCTGTGGCCAGGGTCACGCACTGGGACCTGGGATGACCTTCCAGAGCCTCGGCCTTCCCACTTCCAGGTCCGGTACAAGCCCTCTGCCTGGACTTCTGGGAGGAGTGGGACAGCCCACACCTCAGCCTCTACTGCAGGTCATCCTGCCAGGGGCAGGGCTTTGTGGAGGGCCAGGGCCCGAGGCACCGGGCTGGATGTGGAGCTGGGCAGAGGCACAAGGCTCCAAGTCTCTGGTGCCCTGGACTTTGCACCTGTGGTTGCTGCCCAGCAGGCACTGAGCTGCTcctccaccccccaaccccaaccccactCCTGACCAGGAAGGACTTGCGCCGTTCTCTACAGGAAGGGGGTGGCCTCCAGGGCAGACTCCCTCCACCTGCCTGCACTGGGTTCTGCTAGTTAGCGCTTTCCTTTCCCCTTGATTCCCGTCTCCATCACCTGCCCAAGGTAGCCCCCCATGTTACGGGGAAGAACCTGCTGGGAGGCCCGGGCTGTCTTGAGCCAAGGACAGGGTACCCCCAGGGCTCGCCCCGCCAGCATTCAGCAGAGCACGAGGCAGCCACTCTTGTCCTCGAAGACACACAGGGGAGGGGggaccaccccccctccccctcagCTGCTCAGCTCTGTGGCTTATTTCCTGGGACCAAACTCCAGGTGGCAGGTGGCTGGGGATTTCCATTGTGGCTGTAGCACATGGCGCCATGGTGCACAGCTGGGCACGTGTCCTTCTGCACACGGCCAACGGGTTCTGTCCACTTTGAGGACATGGAGCCAATCACTGGGTCTTGGGGCCAAGGTCAGTCCTGCCTCCACGGCCAAGCCTGGACACATGGCTCCCCCTGGAGGGTTCCCCTCAGGACCCAGCAGTTGGGAGGAGAAACTGGGTGTGAGGAACCAATCTGTGCAGCCATCAGGCCTCCTCACCTGTAAGCAGGTGACAGCAGCCCCTTCTCCCCGGGGGCAGCCGGATCCAGAGACCCCAGAGGCTGAGAGTATGCAGGAGAGCAAGCGTCTGGAGGCATGAGCTGCCCCCATGGAAAGCGTGTAAGCCTGGTTCCCCCAGGGAGTGCGCTGGGCTGGCCTGCCCTTGGCTGGGGAAATGCCTCACGCTGAAAGGCCGCCCCGGTCCCAGCCCTGAGCTTCCACAGAATCATCGTCCTGCCTGGCTGTACTCTGCATCCCCACAGACTTGGCTGCTCGCCTACCCTTTCTGGGAAAAGAATGCTCTGAGGCCTCTTGGGGCTCCTGTATGGGTCGGGGGCTCTTATGTATGTTCCTGGGAAGAGCTGGCCCTCAGATATTCCACTTGTCCCCGCCGAGCGCCTGCACTGGGCTGCGCCAAGTGGTCCAGGCACTGCTGATGTCATTCAGGAGGACTGGGGGCTTCAAGGAGGCTGTAAGCGAGGCCTGTTGAGGGCTGCAGTTAGCCAGACATGAACAGGAGGAAACAGCGTGTGCAAAATGCGGGAGGCCAGAAGCCCACTGCGTGTGTTCCAGAATGTTCCATCTGGAAGGCACATCGAATGCTGAGAGAGGGCAGCCAGAGTGGGGCTGGATCTCAGGCCCTCTGGAGCCACACTGAGAGAGTTGGACCTCATCCTTGGCCAACGGGGCCCTGATTGGGATCTAAGCAGGGAGATGTCTTGGTCTGATTTCtaggggtgtgggggaggggttggcttggggcagcaggggtggggcaggagaaGCAATCTGATGGATGAGATCCCGGGCTCCTGCCCAAGGGCAGCAGGAGGGTGGGGTGAGGCCTTGTGCTGGTCACAGGGTGTTTGAGAGTTGGGGGGAGACAGCATCCTGAAAACGTCAAGGTCGGTGTTGCTCAAGAGTCTACAGCTGTACAAGTCCCCTTGTCTCTCGAGCTTCCATTAGCTCCCCTGTAAACTGGCATCACTGGATGCTGCCCCGGCTGGCCCCAAacctgcctccccaccctctcctggcCCTCTTCACCCACCACCCAGGGTCTGTGTCCTGCTCACCTGTGTCCCATGGCCAGCTCAGACCCTGCCACGAGACACTTGTGTGAATGACTGAGTCACAGTGCGTGGAGCGGACTCCAGGAGAGCTCGGGGAGACGGGGAGCAGAAGGGGGAGGAGCTGAGCTGTGGCAGCACCTGGCCTGTGAGGCAGCCTCGCGCCTCTCCAGGCTTTGGATGGCATCCCCCACCAGAGGACAGGCTGAGGGCACAGGCTGCTCACGAGGCCCTGCCCTGCCCGCCCTCGTGTGTGAAGGGCTGCCAAGGGTCTGGAGAGAGCCTGCTGGAGGGCGGCCCTCCCACGTCCTGTGCAGAAGGAGGGGCCTCGTACCCTGCGGGGGCGACGCCAGGCACAGGGAGCCTGAGTGGATGGATGCTGCCCGGCTGCCTACACGTTCCTCCCCACGGCTCTGACACGTACCCCCTGTTGCAGGACGGGGACAAATTCTGGCGGATGCCCGAGTGCTACATCCGCGGCAGCACCATCAAGTACCTGCGCATCCCTGACGAGATCATCGACATGGTCAAGGAGGAGGTGGTGGCCAAGGGCCGTGGCCGCGGTGGcctgcagcagcagaagcagcagaaggGCCGCGGGATGGGGGGCGCCGGGCGAGGTAGGCCCTTCTCTCCGCCCTCTCCCCTGGCAGGCAGCCGGGGCCTCCCCGCTGGAGCGTGACTGCCGCGCGCGGCATCTGGCCTGGCCCAGTGCTGGCATTCTCCGCTGGTGGCGTCATGTTGCCGAGGGCCTGGCTCTGCGCCCCTCCTCCATGGCACTGGGGGGCTGTGACTCACGGGGCTCTTCTGTGGAACAGTTGGTGCTGCTGGTTGCCACCTGCATGCCCCGTGTCCCCCACCCCAGGAGCCCAGCTAAGCCCTAGTGGTCAGTGCTGGCCGCGCCCATCCTCACAACATGGGCCCTCCTCCCCGCAGTGGCTCTTGGTGCTCCCTCAGCTCCAGATGCCGCCCAGCAGACTAACCCAGCACCCACACAGACCTGGGACTTGAGCCCCACCTGTGTTTCCTGGCAGGTGCTCTGGGCACCTCGGGGAGGCTCAGATTCCCCCCTGCGGAGAAGATCCCCGTGGTGCCCAGCCTGGGACCCTTCCCTGCTGTGACTCCTTTAGACAAAACCAAGGTCACGCCTTTTGGGTAGATCACCCCGCACCACCCTGAAATCATAAATCTTGCATAAAACTAAACGTGCAGTCAGCTAGAGCCGCAGCCCAGAGGCCAGCTGTgggccccaccctcccccacccgaCTTCTGTCTCACCCACCTGGAGGGGCTTGTATGCCAGGTTCCAGGAACCCACCCTGGAGGCTTATATGCAGAGCCAGGAAAGACATAGGAGCCCCCCTGAGCTGAGGCTTGAGTGACAGAAAGGAGCCAGAGAGAAGAGGGCACCGCAGGTGGAGAAGAACCTAGGATGGGGGTGAGCAGGGCCCCAGAGGTCCCAGGACCTGCCCCCAGGGCTAGGCTGCCCACCCAGGGTGCCATCGCTGTCGAGTAAACTGCCTGAAGGAGCAGGGAGGACAGGGAGAGGCGCTTGCATAGGGGCCCCTGCATGACCAGGCTCCCCTTGCCCAAGCTGGGTCTTGCTCCATTAGAGATGAGGCTGGGCAGACCCTGTCAGCCCTGGCCCTGTCCCCTGTATGCGTGTGGAGGAAGGGGGCCCTGGAAGGCCAGGCTGCTGCTTCTGTGACTTCCTGGGCAGGGGCTGCACCCACCCTTGGGCTATTCACCTTCCCCAGCAGCAGTGCTGTGTGCTCCACGTAAAATGCCTTTCGGAAACAGCCCCACCTCTGGCTGCAGAGGTCAGAGCTCAGGAGGCTCCCCCGCCCCTTCTCTGGGCTGGACACACagagaccccaccccaccccattgtTTCAGCAAGGCAGGGTGGGGTCCCCCGGTGCAGCCCCAGTCACAGAGCTGAGCATCGTTGCTCCACCCCTGGGCTGAGTCCAGGCCTCATCCTAGCTTGTACTCCCAGCTCCTCCTGGAAACCCTTCTGATTTTGTCCTGCTGATGACTACCCACCCCCTCACCTTGGCCCTCAGCCCTCTCTTCCAGGAAGCATatccccccccccgccgccgcccccgcaaGCCCCAGTGTGACTTGATGCCAACCTCTGTCCTTCTTGGCATCCTTCGCACCCCTGGGGCGCCTGGTCTGATATCCCTTGTCACACTGAGAATGTTGTGGAGCAATACCCCTGCCCAGCCCTGGTCAGACACTCCATCTCAGATTTTCAACCTGCTCTTCCCACCGACGGTACAGTCACTGCCCCCACTTTACAGAGgtgaaagctgaggctcagaggggttcAACGACTTGGCTATAGTCTAAGGGTTCCAGTTCCTGGTCCTTGCCCACAGTGACCCTCCCAGCCTGGCTCTACTGAACCCCCCCTCCTGTCTCACAGGTGTGTTCGGTGGCCGGGGCCGAGGTGGGATCCCTGGGACTGGCAGAGGTCAACCAGAAAAGAAGCCAGGCAGACAGGCGGGCAAACAGTGAGCCGCCCCTCCATTCCCGAGACTGAGCTGCCGCGCCGAGCACCTGCTCCCACC
Proteins encoded in this window:
- the LSM4 gene encoding U6 snRNA-associated Sm-like protein LSm4 isoform X2, giving the protein MLVELKNGETYNGHLVSCDNWMNINLREVICTSRDGDKFWRMPECYIRGSTIKYLRIPDEIIDMVKEEVVAKGRGRGGLQQQKQQKGRGMGGAGRGVFGGRGRGGIPGTGRGQPEKKPGRQAGKQ
- the LSM4 gene encoding U6 snRNA-associated Sm-like protein LSm4 isoform X1; the encoded protein is MLPLSLLKTAQNHPMLVELKNGETYNGHLVSCDNWMNINLREVICTSRDGDKFWRMPECYIRGSTIKYLRIPDEIIDMVKEEVVAKGRGRGGLQQQKQQKGRGMGGAGRGVFGGRGRGGIPGTGRGQPEKKPGRQAGKQ